The following are encoded together in the Mesoplodon densirostris isolate mMesDen1 chromosome 2, mMesDen1 primary haplotype, whole genome shotgun sequence genome:
- the MDM4 gene encoding protein Mdm4 isoform X5: MTTFSTSAHCSTSDSACRISPEQTNQVRPKLPLLKILQAAGAQGEMFTVKEVMHYLGQYIMVKQLYDQQEQHMVYCGGDLLGELLGRQSFSVKDPSPLYDMLRKNLVTLATATTAKCRGRFQFQEKN, translated from the exons ATGACAACATTTTCCACCTCTGCCCATTGTTCAACATCTGACAGTGCTTGCAGGATCTCTCCAGAACAAACCAATCAG GTACGACCaaaactgccacttctgaagattTTGCAGGCAGCAGGTGCACAGGGTGAAATGTTCACTGTTAAAGAG GTCATGCACTACCTAGGCCAGTATATAATGGTGAAGCAGCTTTATGATCAGCAGGAGCAGCATATGGTATATTGTGGTGGAGATCTTTTGGGAGAGCTACTAGGTCGTCAGAGCTTCTCTGTGAAAGATCCAAG CCCTCTCTATGATATGCTAAGAAAGAATCTTGTCACTTTAGCTACTGCTACTACAG CAAAGTGTAGAGGAAGGTTCCAATTCCAGGAAAAGAACTGA
- the MDM4 gene encoding protein Mdm4 isoform X4 produces MTTFSTSAHCSTSDSACRISPEQTNQVRPKLPLLKILQAAGAQGEMFTVKEVMHYLGQYIMVKQLYDQQEQHMVYCGGDLLGELLGRQSFSVKDPSPLYDMLRKNLVTLATATTGSQYGYSKSRPTEAKCRGRFQFQEKN; encoded by the exons ATGACAACATTTTCCACCTCTGCCCATTGTTCAACATCTGACAGTGCTTGCAGGATCTCTCCAGAACAAACCAATCAG GTACGACCaaaactgccacttctgaagattTTGCAGGCAGCAGGTGCACAGGGTGAAATGTTCACTGTTAAAGAG GTCATGCACTACCTAGGCCAGTATATAATGGTGAAGCAGCTTTATGATCAGCAGGAGCAGCATATGGTATATTGTGGTGGAGATCTTTTGGGAGAGCTACTAGGTCGTCAGAGCTTCTCTGTGAAAGATCCAAG CCCTCTCTATGATATGCTAAGAAAGAATCTTGTCACTTTAGCTACTGCTACTACAG GATCACAGTATGGATATTCCAAGTCAAGACCAACTGAAG CAAAGTGTAGAGGAAGGTTCCAATTCCAGGAAAAGAACTGA
- the MDM4 gene encoding protein Mdm4 isoform X3, with translation MTTFSTSAHCSTSDSACRISPEQTNQVRPKLPLLKILQAAGAQGEMFTVKEVMHYLGQYIMVKQLYDQQEQHMVYCGGDLLGELLGRQSFSVKDPSPLYDMLRKNLVTLATATTGMSHYISSVFITILSSRGQIMGKQGGSRWKLNAVLA, from the exons ATGACAACATTTTCCACCTCTGCCCATTGTTCAACATCTGACAGTGCTTGCAGGATCTCTCCAGAACAAACCAATCAG GTACGACCaaaactgccacttctgaagattTTGCAGGCAGCAGGTGCACAGGGTGAAATGTTCACTGTTAAAGAG GTCATGCACTACCTAGGCCAGTATATAATGGTGAAGCAGCTTTATGATCAGCAGGAGCAGCATATGGTATATTGTGGTGGAGATCTTTTGGGAGAGCTACTAGGTCGTCAGAGCTTCTCTGTGAAAGATCCAAG CCCTCTCTATGATATGCTAAGAAAGAATCTTGTCACTTTAGCTACTGCTACTACAGGTATGTCTCATTATATTTCTTCAGTCTTTATCACAATTTTGAGTTCAAGGGGGCAAATCATGGGAAAACAAGGAGGATCAAGATGGAAATTGAATGCTGTCTTGGCATGA